From a single Penaeus vannamei isolate JL-2024 chromosome 25, ASM4276789v1, whole genome shotgun sequence genomic region:
- the LOC113824153 gene encoding relaxin receptor 2 isoform X3: MGGEDGSGPRGFGILGANTVRILLGTLITFIAFVVVSLIVFWYQGCPKGGFRCRDGACLPRNMWCDNVTDCLDGEDESAENCLLPPGQSPELIMELLDSMKKCDLCVCPRWSPLANCEPQPEDNMSISECKTRIDVLSRSFPPRPFVRNPRSDRPLSSLAAQLDLHAPPAKKDALGVFGEYESSRRKLGRHSVGPSSSGLRRRRAHPEGELGHRTAWKFDHPQEVDFKAFRTFNSFNDVALESRSKEYGDTASKATRRTKNIRTVSKTLDQLRRTRKFVTEDVTSIHKSISDSSACDTSFVDTGLCDGVAQGETNARHSISGTVPLGSLSPSHAFPADTVISSNNDMDKATYTDMIDKVPQISEKTTSDSLHVLKASTPSPGGVNEVDETASHERLKIETLEHRNKRTENESGLAERHNSVKADPTSGPCKPRSSLCRPKKRERRYLSSGVPQMAHGSFSNRKPFPRRHLEDGRYNILLRRGQGTPPPPRKDLQGQLILNMRRVEHHNETQSAYDVEEVVDPEINDCFCEYSSQLKCLGERITRIPSRVVGNVTWFIVRMSSVRHLDVDVMAQYSSLRIMSLEENHLTSIPRAVFSNQNVLKHLYMSKNQIRYLYKDSCQGLRSLLTFFLDKNNLEIVELACFVHTPVLVTLNLAYNSLSLQHESFPPLPHLRHVFLHDNKITNIDNLFTNITSITTLQLNNNRIRMIRCQAFSTLIHLRSVDLSGNPLTTVQDIFTGLKALRVLNLMDLDLQDIDERHFLSMEELKLAYFKTFRYCSYVPRVLQCLPSTDGVSNGRDMMGWVVLRVAVWVVAALTLAGNLAVIGCRAISKEDNKILKLFIKNLAAADLLMGVYLVILGVQDLKTRGSFRAEALAWASSYTCTFTGILGLVSSETSVFILTFMSLERYLFIRQPLEARTLSERSARVCLFFIWLTSIFLAVFPAIWIKSFYESSAMCIPLHVTEPYLAGWQYSTFIFLGINTLSMTVILGAYAGLFFNIMVTRTSTPLSGGESKFALRFFFIVVTNCVCWLPIACVKAAALANIEVHCE, translated from the exons TGTTGCCTCCGGGCCAGAGTCCCGAGCTTATTATGGAGCTCCTCGATAGCATGAAAAAGTGCG ACCTGTGCGTGTGTCCGCGCTGGAGCCCCTTGGCGAACTGTGAACCGCAACCGGAGGATAACATGAGCATAAGCGAGTGCAAGACAAGGATCGACGTCCTAtcacgctccttccctcctcgtcccttcgtCAGGAATCCTCGGAGTGACCGTCCATTGTCTTCCCTGGCCGCCCAATTGGACCTCCACGCCCCTCCTGCCAAAAAGGATGCACTTGGAGTCTTTGGAGAATACGAATCGTCGAGGAGGAAACTGGGTCGACATTCTGTAGGTCCTTCATCCTCTGGGCTTCGTCGCAGGAGGGCCCATCCAGAGGGCGAGCTCGGCCATAGAACCGCCTGGAAATTCGATCATCCCCAAGAAGTGGATTTCAAAGCCTTTCGTACGTTCAATTCGTTCAATGACGTGGCGCTGGAAAGCCGCAGCAAAGAGTACGGTGATACGGCGAGCAAAGCCACACGGAGAACTAAGAACATTCGCACAGTGAGCAAAACACTCGACCAGCTGAGGAGAACTAGGAAATTCGTGACTGAGGACGTAACCAGTATTCATAAATCCATCTCAGATTCATCCGCTTGTGACACCTCTTTCGTGGACACAGGCCTATGTGACGGAGTCGCTCAGGGCGAAACTAACGCAAGACACAGCATTTCTGGAACAGTGCCTCTCGGAAGTCTGTCTCCTTCCCACGCCTTTCCAGCAGACACAGTCATATCCAGTAACAACGACATGGACAAAGCTACCTATACAGATATGATAGATAAAGTTCCTCAAATCTCGGAGAAAACCACATCAGACAGTCTCCACGTCTTAAAAGCATCCACACCAAGTCCCGGTGGCGTGAACGAAGTAGACGAAACCGCCTCACATGAACGCCTCAAGATCGAAACACTTGAACATCGAAACAAGCGAACTGAGAACGAGAGCGGGTTAGCGGAAAGGCACAACAGCGTGAAAGCTGACCCAACTAGCGGCCCATGCAAACCGAGGTCAAGTCTTTGTCgaccgaagaaaagagagaggcgtTACCTCAGTTCAGGCGTGCCCCAGATGGCTCACGGCTCTTTCAGCAATCGAAAGCCATTTCCTAGGAGACACCTCGAGGATGGCCGGTACAACATACTGCTCCGTCGAGGCCAGGGAACACCCCCGCCGCCCCGAAAGGACTTGCAGGGCCAGCTGATCCTCAACATGAGGCGAGTCGAACACCACAACGAGACCCAAAGTGCGTACGACGTGGAGGAGGTCGTCGACCCCGAGATCAACGACTGCTTCTGCGAGTATAGTTCCCAGCTGAAGTGTCTGGGGGAAAGGATCACCAGAATCCCCAGCAGGGTCGTGGGGAACGTCACTTGGTT CATCGTCAGGATGAGTTCGGTCCGACACCTCGATGTCGACGTGATGGCTCAGTACTCAAGTCTCAGAATAAT GTCACTGGAAGAGAATCACCTGACCTCCATCCCTCGCGCCGTTTTCTCTAACCAGAATGTTCTCAAACACCT ATATATGTCCAAAAACCAGATAAGATATCTCTACAAGGATAGCTGTCAAGGTCTGCGGAGTTTGCTGACGTTTTTCCTCGATAAAAACAATTTGGAGATTGTGGAGCTGGCCTGCTTCGTTCACACGCCCGTCCTCGTCACGCT AAACCTGGCTTACAACAGCTTGTCACTCCAACACGAGAGCTTCCCTCCGCTGCCTCACCTGCGGCACGT gtTCCTCCACGACAACAAAATTACAAATATCGACAACCTATTTACCAACATAACATCCATAACAACTTT ACAGCTCAACAACAACAGGATCCGTATGATTCGCTGCCAGGCTTTCAGCACATTAATACACCTTCGCTCAGT AGATCTATCCGGGAACCCTCTGACGACGGTGCAGGATATCTTCACGGGTCTGAAGGCTCTCCGCGTCCT GAACCTGATGGACCTCGACCTTCAGGACATCGACGAGCGACACTTCTTATCGATGGAAGAGCTGAAATTAGC GTATTTCAAAACCTTTCGGTACTGCAGTTACGTGCCGCGGGTCCTCCAGTGTCTCCCAAGTACAGACG gtGTCTCGAACGGGCGTGACATGATGGGCTGGGTCGTCCTGCGGGTGGCTGTGTGGGTCGTCGCCGCCCTCACCCTCGCCGGCAACCTGGCCGTGATCGGGTGCCGCGCCATCTCCAAGGAGGACAACAAGATACTGAAGCTCTTTATCAAGAATCTGGCag CCGCCGACCTCCTGATGGGCGTGTACCTGGTGATCCTGGGCGTGCAGGACCTCAAGACGCGGGGATCCTTCCGGGCGGAGGCGCTGGCGTGGGCGTCCTCCTACACCTGCACCTTCACGGGAATCCTTGGCCTCGTCTCgtcggag acgtCAGTGTTCATCCTGACCTTCATGTCCCTGGAGCGGTACTTGTTCATCCGTCAGCCCCTCGAAGCCCGAACGCTGTCGGAGAGATCGGCGAGAGTCTGTCTGTTCTTCATATGGCTGACGTCGATTTTCTTGGCTGTCTTTCCTG CGATCTGGATCAAAAGCTTCTACGAGAGCAGTGCCATGTGTATTCCTCTGCACGTGACCGAACCTTACCTCGCTGGATGGCAATATTCGACCTTCATTTTCTTGGGTATCAACACGCTCAG cATGACCGTGATCCTGGGCGCCTACGCCGGCCTCTTCTTCAACATCATGGTGACCCGGACCTCGACCCCTCTCTCGGGCGGCGAGTCCAAGTTCGCGCTCcgcttcttcttcatcgtcgtcaCCAACTGCGTGTGCTGGCTGCCTATTGCGTGCGTGAAGGCGGCGGCGCTGGCTAATATCGAGGTCCATTGTGAGTGA